A genomic segment from Triticum dicoccoides isolate Atlit2015 ecotype Zavitan chromosome 1A, WEW_v2.0, whole genome shotgun sequence encodes:
- the LOC119293880 gene encoding glucan endo-1,3-beta-glucosidase 13-like, with amino-acid sequence MALTSHLLVVLLGIAVPLLFFSRAEGGQVGVCYGRMATNLPDPTSVVKLLKKNSITMVRIYDTDPTVLRSLANTGINVTVELTNEELPSAAADQNFADQWVQNNVKAYYPATQINGVTIGNEVFKEASQLNSQLVPAMKKVQAALARLGLADAVKVTTPIAFDALKMSFPPSEGAFRDDIALSVMSPMVDFLQETGSYLMMNIYPYLAYLSTPGMSIDYLLFRPNAGILDKNSKQTYFSLLDAQLDAVYYAMEKLPSSSLRAGGMRKLTAGGGILEVKLGESHHPTRGHHGVGTTANAQAFTDGLMSKVRGGNSGTTSNRYNRLATSAVGTPHRPNADLDVYIFELFNEDNKPEDEQDFGLFYPNQQPVYQVDFVHGAGPVQPSYCAAKATAGDAALQAALDYACGHGADCSAIQPGKPCYEPNTKLAHASYAFNDYYQKNGQASSACDFSGAATIVNQAPSGRCDPSPSWCVANAAVGAARLQNALDYACGHGADCTDIQPGARCFDPDTKVAHASFAFNDYYQRHGRGAGTCDFAGAATIVRQAPKIGNCVLPSRA; translated from the exons ATGGCGCTGACGAGTCACCTCCTGGTCGTCCTCCTCGGCATCGCAGTGCCGCTGCTCTTCTTCTCCCGTGCAG AGGGGGGCCAGGTAGGCGTGTGCTATGGGAGGATGGCCACTAACCTGCCTGACCCGACGTCCGTGGTGAAACTGCTCAAGAAGAACAGCATCACCATGGTGAGGATCTACGACACTGACCCGACGGTGCTGCGCTCGCTGGCCAACACCGGCATCAATGTCACGGTGGAGCTAACCAACGAGGAGCTGCCCTCCGCTGCCGCGGACCAAAATTTCGCTGATCAATGGGTGCAGAACAATGTGAAGGCCTACTACCCGGCCACGCAGATCAACGGCGTGACGATCGGGAACGAGGTCTTCAAAGAGGCTAGTCAGCTCAACTCTCAGCTCGTCCCGGCCATGAAGAAGGTGCAAGCGGCGCTGGCTCGCCTGGGCCTGGCGGACGCCGTGAAGGTGACCACGCCCATCGCGTTCGACGCTCTCAAGATGTCGTTCCCGCCGTCCGAGGGCGCGTTCCGTGACGACATCGCGTTGTCGGTCATGAGCCCCATGGTCGACTTCTTGCAGGAAACCGGGTCGTACCTCATGATGAATATCTACCCGTACCTTGCGTACCTGAGCACTCCCGGCATGTCCATCGACTATCTCTTGTTCCGCCCCAACGCTGGCATTCTTGACAAGAATAGCAAGCAAACGTACTTCAGCCTCCTCGACGCGCAGCTTGACGCTGTGTACTATGCGATGGAGAAGCTGCCGTCCTCCAGCCTGCGTGCTGGAGGGATGAGGAAGCTCACAGCAGGGGGCGGAATACTGGAGGTGAAGCTTGGTGAGAGTCACCACCCAACCAGAGGCCACCATGGCGTGGGAACAACAGCCAACGCCCAAGCATTCACCGATGGTCTCATGAGCAAAGTGCGTGGCGGTAACTCCGGCACCACCTCAAACAGATATAACCGGCTCGCCACCAGTGCTGTCGGCACCCCGCACCGTCCCAACGCCGATCTTGACGTGTACATCTTCGAACTCTTCAACGAGGACAACAAGCCCGAAGACGAGCAGGACTTTGGGTTGTTCTACCCGAACCAGCAGCCCGTGTATCAAGTCGACTTTGTCCATGGTGCCGGCCCCGTGCAACCGAGCTACTGTGCCGCGAAGGCCACGGCCGGGGACGCGGCCTTGCAGGCTGCGCTGGACTACGCGTGCGGCCACGGGGCGGACTGCAGCGCCATCCAGCCAGGCAAGCCCTGCTACGAGCCCAACACCAAGCTCGCGCACGCGTCCTACGCCTTCAACGACTACTACCAGAAGAACGGCCAGGCCAGCAGCGCGTGCGACTTCAGTGGTGCTGCCACCATTGTCAACCAGGCACCATCAG GCCGGTGCGACCCGAGCCCGAGCTGGTGTGTGGCGAACGCGGCGGTGGGCGCCGCGCGGCTGCAGAATGCACTGGACTACGCCTGCGGCCACGGCGCGGACTGCACGGACATCCAACCCGGAGCACGGTGCTTCGATCCCGACACCAAGGTCGCGCATGCGTCTTTCGCGTTCAATGACTATTACCAGCGCCATGGCCGGGGCGCCGGAACGTGCGACTTCGCCGGTGCCGCTACCATTGTCCGGCAGGCACCAA AGATAGGCAACTGCGTGCTGCCGTCAAGGGCCTGA